A stretch of Cynocephalus volans isolate mCynVol1 chromosome 9, mCynVol1.pri, whole genome shotgun sequence DNA encodes these proteins:
- the NKX3-2 gene encoding homeobox protein Nkx-3.2 has translation MAVRGAGTLTPFSIQAILNKKEERGLLAAPEGRPAPGGTAVAVAAAPAVCCWRLFGETDAGTLGGAEESLLASPARARTAAGRTAESPGAWDSDSALSEENDGRRRCADPPGASGAGRAGGTVGLGQPVCELPASKDLEEEAAGQSDSEMSASVSGDRSPRAEDDSVGPGGARVPALCSGAGGGGSGGQTCGAEEEEEPAAPKPRKKRSRAAFSHAQVFELERRFNHQRYLSGPERADLAASLKLTETQVKIWFQNRRYKTKRRQMAADLLASAPAAKKVAVKVLVRDDQRQYLPGEVLRPPSLLPLQPSYYYPYYCLPGWALSTCAAAAGTQ, from the exons ATGGCTGTGCGCGGCGCCGGCACCTTGACGCCCTTCTCCATCCAGGCGATCCTCAACAAGAAAGAAGAGCGCGGGCTGTTGGCCGCGCCGGAGGGGCGCCCGGCGCCCGGGGGCACAGCGGTGGCAGTGGCCGCGGCGCCCGCTGTCTGCTGCTGGCGGCTCTTTGGGGAGACGGACGCGGGCACGCTGGGGGGCGCGGAGGAATCTCTGCTGGCGTCTCCAGCCCGGGCCAGAACAGCTGCGGGGCGGACTGCGGAGAGCCCGGGAGCCTGGGACTCGGACTCGGCGCTCAGCGAGGAGAACGACGGCCGGCGGCGCTGCGCGGACCCGCCGGGGGCCAGCGGGGCCGGCCGCGCGGGGGGAACCGTGGGCCTCGGCCAGCCGGTCTGCGAGCTGCCCGCCTCCAAGGACCTGGAGGAGGAAGCGGCGGGCCAGAGCGACAGCGAGATGTCGGCCAGCGTCTCAG GCGACCGCAGCCCGAGGGCCGAGGATGACAGTGTTGGCCCCGGAGGCGCACGCGTGCCAGCGCTGTGCAGCGGCGCGGGCGGCGGGGGCAGCGGCGGACAGACCTGCGGcgccgaggaggaggaggagccggCGGCGCCCAAGCCCCGCAAGAAGCGCTCGCGGGCCGCCTTCTCCCACGCGCAGGTCTTCGAGCTGGAGCGCCGTTTCAACCACCAGCGCTACCTGTCGGGGCCCGAGCGTGCAGACCTGGCCGCGTCGCTGAAGCTCACCGAGACGCAGGTGAAGATCTGGTTCCAGAACCGTCGGTACAAGACCAAGCGCCGGCAGATGGCCGCCGACCTGCTGGCCTCAGCACCCGCTGCCAAGAAGGTGGCGGTGAAGGTGCTGGTGCGCGACGACCAGAGACAGTACCTGCCCGGCGAGGTGCTGCGGCCACCGTCGCTCCTGCCACTGCAGCCCTCCTACTACTACCCCTACTACTGCCTCCCGGGCTGGGCGCTCTCCACGTGCGCGGCCGCCGCGGGCACCCAGTGA